ATGGACCGCGACGCGCTGCGGGCGTGGATCGCCGATCGTCCCGAGATCGCCGAACAGCTGCTGCGGGTGCTGGCCCGACGGCTGCGCCGCACCAACAACAACCTGGCCGACCTCATCTTCACCGACGTGCCCGGCCGCGTGGCCAAGCAGCTGCTGCAGCTCGCCCAGCGTTTCGGCACCCAGGAGGGCGGCGCCATGCGGGTCACCCACGACCTGACCCAGGAGGAGATCGCCCAGCTGGTGGGGGCCTCGCGGGAGACGGTAAACAAGGCGCTGGCCGATTTCGCCCACCGCGGCTGGATCCGCCTGGAGGGCAAGAGTGTGCTGATTTCGGACTCCGAAAGGCTGGCAAGGCGCGCTCGGTAAGCGCACTAATTGCGTCGAGATCGGCGTTATGACACGTTGTCTCGCACTTTTTTCGCGTTAGCGTCGATTTCGGCTGAAAGTTCAGCCCTGCAAATAGTCCAGCTGCGCCTGAACGGACCATTCGGCCGCGTCCCAGAGTTTCTCGTCGACGTCTACATAGACGTGCTCGACGACCTGCCGGGCGGTGGCGTCGTCGCCGATGTGCCGCAACGCCGCGCGCACCTGCTCCAGGCGTTCCTGCCGGTGCATCAGGTAGCCCGACGCGACGGCCTCGAGGTCGGCCAGGTCCGGCCCGTGACCGGGCAGCACCCTGCGCGGCCCCAGGCCGCGCAGCCTCCGCAACGATTCCAGGTAGTCGGCCAGGCTGCCGTCTTCCTTATCGATAACGGTGGTGCCGCGGCCCAGCACGCTGTCCGCGGTGAGCACGGCGTCGTCGAGCACGAACGAAAACGAGTCGGCGGTGTGGCCCGGGGTGGCCATCGCCGTGATCTTCAGGCCGGCCGCGTCGATCACCTCGCCGTCGGTGAGGTGGCCGCCGAGGCCCCGCAAGAACCCGCTGCCCGCCGAGCGCACGGTTGCACCGGTCCGCTCGACGAGCTTGTCGATGCCGTCGGTGTGATCGCCGTGCCGGTGACTGATCAGCACCAGCGTGATGCGGCCCAGTTCGGCGAGCCGGGCGATGTGTTCGTCGTCGTCCGGCCCGGGATCCACGACGACCAGCTCGTCGCTGCCCCTGCCGCGCAGCACCCAGGTGTTGGTGCCCTCGAGCGTCATCAATCCGGGGTTGTCGGCCAACAGGACCGAGGCAGTATCGGTGACGGCCCGCAGCCTGCCGTATGCGGGGTGGCTCAGCGACTCGGGTGCGTCGGTCACGGCCGCGGGCCGACCTCCACGATCAGCTCCACTTCCACCGGCGCGTCCAGCGGCAGCTCGGACACGCCGACCGCCGACCGCGCGTGGGCGCCATCATCGCCGAACACCTCGGCCAACAGCTCGGAGGCCCCGTTGATCACGCTGGGCTGGCCGTTGAAACCTGGAGCGGATGCGACGAAGCCGACGACCTTGACCACCCGCGTCACCGCATCGATGCCCACCAGCGCGTCGATGGCCGCCAGGGCGTTGAGCGCGCAGATCCGGGCCAGCGCCTTGCCCTCCTCCGGGCTGAGCCGGGCCCCGACCTTGCCGGCCGCGGCCAGGTGCCCGCCCTTCATCGGCAACTGGCCCGCGGTGTAGACCAGGTCGCCCGTGCGCACCGCGGGCACATAGGCGGCGAGCGGAGCCGCCACCTCGGGGAGCGTGACACCAAGCTGCGCGAGCCGCGCCGACGCGGTCATCTATTTCGGGCGCTTCAGATACGCGACGTGTTGCTCACCGGTGGGCCCGGGCAGCACGGACACCAGTTCCCAGCCGTCGGCACCCCACTGGTCGAGGATCTGTTTAGTGGCGTGCGTCAGCAGCGGGACCGTGACGTATTCCCATGCGGTCGGTTGGCTCATGGCGCGAGCTTATCCGTCCGATGTGAACGCCTCCGGCCTGCCCGGGGGCCGGGCGCCGGTCGGGCTAGCATGCGAAGGTGGCAAACACATCGAGCGGCGGTAGCTCCGTCGGCTGGCCGGCGCGGCTGTCGAAAGCCCGCCTGCATTTCGTCACCGGCAAAGGCGGTACGGGCAAGTCGACGATAGCGGCCGCACTGGCGCTGACTTTGGCAGCCGGAGGCCGCAAGGTTCTCCTCGTGGAAGTCGAAGGGCGGCAAGGCATTGCACAACTCTTCGACGTCCCCCCGCTGCCCTACCAGGAGGTCAAGATCGCGACCGCCGAACGCGGCGGTCAGGTCAACGCCCTGGCGATCGACATCGAGGCCGCGTTCCTGGAATACCTGGACATGTTCTACAACCTCGGCATCGCCGGGCGGGCGATGCGCCGCATCGGCGCCATCGAGTTCGCGACGACGATCGCCCCCGGTCTGCGTGACGTGCTGCTCACCGGAAAGATCAAGGAGTCGGTGGTGCGTGTCGACAAGAACCGGCTTCCGGTCTACGACGCGGTCGTCGTCGACTCTCCGCCGACGGGCCGGATCGCCCGCTTCCTGGACGTCACCAAGGCCGTGTCGGATCTGGCCAAGGGCGGGCCGGTGCACTCGCAGAGCGAGGGCGTGGTGAAGCTGCTGCACTCCGAGCAGACCGCCATCCACCTGGTCACCCTGCTGGAGGCGTTGCCGGTGCAGGAAACGCTGGAGGCCATCGAGGAGCTCGCCGAGATGCAGCTGCCGATCGGCAGCGTGATCGTGAATCGCAACATCGCGTCCTATCTGCAGCCCGCCGATCTGGCGAAGGCCGCGGAGGGAGACGTCGACGCGGACTCGGTGCGCGCGGGGCTGGAAATGGCGGGAATCAAGCTGAACGACACCGATTTCGCCGGTCTGCTGACCGAAACCATCGAGCACGCGACGGTCATCGCCGCGCGCGCCGAGATCGCGCAACAGCTGGACGCGTTGAAGGTGCCGCGGCTCGAACTGCCGGCGATCTCCGACGGTGTCGACCTCGGCAGCCTCTATGAACTTTCGGAATCGCTTGCGCAGCAGGGGGTCCGATGAGTACCACGCCGAGCAGGCTTGATATGGCGGCGATCTTGGCCGACACCGCCAACCGGGTGGTGGTGTGCTGCGGTGCCGGCGGGGTGGGCAAGACCACCACCGCGGCCGCGATGGCGTTGCGGGCGGCCGAATACGGCCGCAACGTCTGCGTTTTGACGATCGATCCGGCCAAGCGGCTGGCACAAGCGCTGGGGGTCAACGACCTCGGCAACATCCCGCAACGGGTGCCCCTGGCATCCGAGGTTCCCGGCGAGTTGCACGCGATGATGCTGGACATGCGCCGCACGTTCGACGAGATGGTGCTCCAGTACTCGGGAAACGGCCGGGCCCAGGCGATTCTGGACAACCAGTTCTATCAGACGGTGGCCAGCTCGCTCGCCGGCACGCAGGAGTACATGGCGATGGAGAAGCTCGGTCAACTGCTGGCCGAGGACCGGTGGGACCTGGTGGTGGTGGACACCCCGCCGTCGCGCAACGCCCTGGACTTCCTGGATGCGCCCAAACGGCTGGGCAGCTTCATGGACAGCCGGCTGTGGCGGCTGCTGCTGGCGCCGGGCCGGGGCATCGGCCGATTGGTCACCGGCGCAATGGGTTTGGCGATGAAGGCGATGTCTACCGTGCTCGGCTCACAGATGCTGAGCGATGCGGCGGATTTCGTGCAATCGCTGGACGCCACCTTCGGTGGCTTCCGGGAGAAGGCGGATCGCACGTACGCGCTGCTGAAGAGGCGGGGTACGCAGTTCGTCGTGGTGTCGGCGGCCGAACCCGACGCGCTGCGCGAGGCCTCCTTCTTCGTCGATCGGCTGTCGCAGGAAGGCATGCCGCTCGCGGGGCTGGTCCTGAACCGCACCCATCCGACGTTGTGCTCGCTGCCCGCCGAGCGGGCGATCGATGGGACCGAAACGCTGGCGGACCACCCGGATTCCGAGGCGGCGTCGCTGGCCGCGGCCGTGCTCAGGATTCATGCCGACCGCGCGCAGACCGCCAAACGGGAAATCAGGTTGCTGTCGCGGTTCACCGGGGCCAACCCGCACGTGCCGGTGATCGGGGTTCCCTCGCTGCCGTTCGACGTCTCGGATCTGGATGCTCTGCGCGCGCTCGCCGATCAGATCACGTCGGCCGGCGACGATGCGGCCCGCGCCACGGCCCAGGGGCCCCTGCGCTAGGAGCCGCCGGCCCCCCGGGGGTCAGCCGGCGCTGCGGGTTCTCCTCTTGTCGAAGAAGTCCGCCCAGGACACCACCTCGGGGTGCTGCTTGAGCAGGGCCCGGCGCTGACGCTCGGTCATGCCGCCCCAGACGCCGAACTCGACCCTGTTGTCCAACGCGTCCGCCCCGCACTCCTGCATCACCGGGCAGTGCCGGCAGATGACGGCCGCTTTGCGCTGGGCCGCCCCCCGAACGAAGAGCTCGTCGGGGTCGGTGGTTCTGCACAGTGCTTTGGAAACCCAGGCGATCCGTTCTTCTGCATCAACGCTGCGGAGTACCCCTTGTGCGGCCGCAATGTTTGTCCTACGCGCCGCAGGCCGTGTTGCTGACACGAACTGTTCCCTTCCCTACCGGCCGCTCCCGCGGCCGCCTCCTGGGGTGCAGATCTTCACCTGCGATCTACGCCACACTGTGTACATCGGTGTTACCTGAATCTCACCGTGTGTCTAAGTTAGGTGGTCAGCTGCCAATTGCGCAACAGTCCGATAACGCTTTTTTTGGGACGGGCGTGCCGTCTCGCTCAGATGCGATAGGCGAAGAAGTGATCTTGGACAGGCGGTCGCGGTGTTCGCTCACTGACGCAGGTGCAAATTTTATCGCAGCGGCGACGGTAAAGCGCTGGTCAATGACAGCGGAAAAAGGGGGCGAACTCGCAGCGTGGCGGCGTGACTGGAGGCCGCTACTGTAGTAGCCATGTCAGACCGCCCCCAGGCCCTGCTCACGATCCTCAAGCTTGCGGGGTACTGCTTTTTGGCCGGCGTCGTCGCCACGGCGCTGATGTTTCCGTTCGCGGGCGGATTGGGTCTGGTGTCCAACCGTGCCTCCGAAGTCGTTGCCAACGGGTCGGCCCAACTGCTCGAGGGTGAGGTGCCCGCGGTGTCGACGATGCTCGACGCGAAGGGCAACACCATCGCCTGGCTGTACTCGCAACGCCGGTTCGAGGTGCCCACCGACAAGATCGCCAACACCATGAAGCTGGCGATCGTGTCCATCGAGGACAAGCGCTTCGCCGAACACAACGGGGTGGACTGGCAGGGCACCCTGACCGGGCTGGCCGGCTACGCGCGCGGCGACGTCGACACCCGCGGCGGTTCGACCATCGAACAGCAGTACATCAAGAACTACCAGCTACTGGTGACGGCGAAGACCGACGCCGAGAAGCGCGCCGCGGTGGAAACCACCCCGGCGCGCAAGCTGCGCGAGATCCGGATGGCGCTCACGCTGGACAAGACCTTCACCAAACCCGAGATCCTGACGCGCTACCTGAACCTGGTGTCGTTCGGTAACGGTTCGTTCGGCGTGCAGGACGCGGCGCAGACCTACTTCGGCATCAACGCCTCGGACCTGAACTGGCAGCAGGCGGCGCTGCTCGCGGGCATGGTGCAGTCGACCAGCGCACTCAACCCCTACACCAATCCCGAGGGCGCGCTGGCGCGACGAAACCTGGTGCTGGACACCATGATCGAGAACATCCCGCAGGAGGCCGACGCGCTGAGCGCCGCCAAGGCCACCCCGCTGGGCGTGCTGCCGCAGCCCAACGAGCTGCCCCGGGGCTGTATCGCGGCGGGCGATCGCGCCTTCTTCTGTGACTACGTCCAGGAGTACCTCTCCCGGGCCGGGATCAGCAAAGAACAGGTGGCCAGGGGCGGCTACCTGATCCGCACCACGCTGGACCCGGACGTGCAGGCCCCGGTCAAGGAGGCCATCGACAAGTTCGCCAGTCCCACGCTGCCGGGCATCTCCAGCGTGATGAGCGTGATCCAGCCCGGCAAGACGTCGCACAAGGTCATGGCGATGGCCAGCAACCGCACCTACGGGCTGGACGTCGATGCCGGTCAAACCATGCGCCCGCAGCCGTTCTCCCTGGTCGGCGACGGCGCGGGGTCCGTCTTCAAGATCTTCACCACGGCCGCGGCGCTGGACATGGGCATGGGCATCAACGCCACGCTCGAAGTGCCGGCGCGGTTCCAGGCCAAAGGCCTGGGTAGCGGCGGGGCCAGGGGCTGCCCCAAGGACAACTGGTGCGTGGTCAACGCCGGTAACTATCGCGGGTCGATGAACGTGACCGAGGCGCTGGCCACCTCGCCCAACACCGCGTTCGCCAAGCTGATCCAGCAGGTCGGGGTCACCCGCACGGTGGACATGGCGATCAAGCTGGGCCTGCGGTCCTATGCCGACCCCGGCACCGCCCGCGACTACAACCCCGACAGCAACGAGAGCCTGGCCGACTTCGTCAAACGGCAGAACATCGGCTCGTTCACCCTGGGCCCCATCGAGGTCAACGCGCTGGAGCTGTCCAACGTCGCGGCCACGCTGGCCTCCGGCGGCACGTGGTGCCCGCCCAACCCGATCGACAAGCTGATCGACCGGCACGGCAACGAAGTCGCCGTGACGACCGAGACCTGCGACCAGGTGGTGCCCGAAGGGTTGGCGAACACGCTGGCCAACGCGATGAGCAAAGACGCGGTGGGCGGCGGCACGGCTGCCGGTTCGGCCGGCGCCGCGGGCTGGACGCTGCCGATGTCCGGTAAGACGGGAACCACCGAGGCGCACCGCTCGTCCGGCTTCGTGGGTTTCACCAACCACTACGCCGCGGCCAACTACATCTACGACGATTCGACAACGCCGACCGACTTGTGCTCGGCGCCGCTGCGCCATTGCGGCGCGGGCGACCTGTACGGCGGTAACGAGCCGGCCCGCACCTGGTTCACGGCGATGAAGCCGATCGCCACCAATTTCGGTCCGGTGCAGCTGCCGCCCACCGACCCCCGCTACGTCGACGGCTCGCCCGGGTCGCGGGTGCCCAGCGTCGCCGGCCTGGACATCGAGGCGGCCCGCACCCGCCTGAAGGAAGCCGGCTTCCAGGTCAACGACCAGAACAACTTCGTCAACAGCTCCGCCAAGCAGGGCGAGGTGGTCGGAACCTCGCCGAGCGGCGCGACGATCCCCGGGTCGATCATCACCATCCAGGTCAGCAACGGCATCCCGCCGGCACCGCCGCCGCCCCCGGAGGGCGCGCCGGTGCCGGTCGGCTCGCAGGTGGTGGAGATCCCGGGCCTGCCCCCGATCACCATTCCGCTGCTGGCGCCGCCGCCTCCGCCGGGGCAGCCGCCCCCGTAGGCTTGGCGACTTTGGCCCCGCGGCGCACGCTGTACGCTGCCAAGGCGCGACCGGCAGTAGGCTTGCCAGCATGGCTGATGTTTTGCCCAAGCTGGTGCGCGCGGGTGCCGCCGCGCTCGGTTCGGCCGTCGCCGGCATCGGTTATGCCGCCGTCGTGGAGCGCAACGCCTTCGTCCTGCGCGAGATAACCATGCCGGTCCTGACGCCCGGCTCGACACCGCTGCGGGTACTGCACATCAGCGACCTCCACATGCTGCCCGGCCAGCGCCGCAAACAGGCCTGGCTGCGCGAGCTGAGCAACTGGGAACCCGACCTGGTGGTCAACACCGGCGACAACCTGGCGCACCCCAAGGCGGTGCCGGCGGTGGTGCAGGCCCTCGGGGACCTGCTGTCGCGGCCGGGCGTCTTCGTGTTCGGCAGCAACGACTACTTCGGCCCGCGCCTGAAGAACCCGCTGAACTACCTGGCCAACCCGTCGCACCGGGTCTTCGGTGAGCCGCTGCCCTGGCAGGACCTGCGGGCGGCCTTCACGGAGCGCGGCTGGCTCGACCTCACCCACACGCGGCGGGAGTTCGAGGTGGCCGGCCTGCACATCGCCGCCGCCGGTGTCGACGACCCGCACATCGACCGGGACCGCTACGACACGATCGCGGGTCCGGCCAGCCCGGCCGCGAACCTGCGCCTCGGGCTGATCCATTCCCCGGAGCCGCGGGTGCTGGACCGCTTCGCGGCCGACGGCCACCAACTGGTGATGGCCGGACACACCCACGGCGGACAGGTCTGCCTGCCGCGCTACGGCGCGGTGGTGACCAACTGCGGCCTGGACCGGTCCCGCGCGAAGGGACCGTCGCGGTGGGGCGCGAACATGCACGTGCACGTGTCCGCCGGCATCGGCACCTCGCCGTTCGCGCCGGTGCGCTTCTGCTGCAGGCCCGAGGCCACCCTGCTGACGCTGATCGCCACCCCGATGGGCGGTCGCGATTCGGCCAGCGACCTGAGCCGTTCGCAGCCAACAGTTTCGGTGCGTTGACCGAGCGGGCCCGGATCGCGGTCCGCGGCCGCTCGCGGTGCTGGACGGACAACGCGGTCCGGCTGATCCAGGCCGACGCCCGCCGCAGTGCGGACACACACTTGCTGCGCTACCCGCTGCCGTCGGCGTGGGGCGCGGATGTCGACGTGGCGCTGTACCTCAAGGACGAGACCACACACATCACGGGCAGCCTCAAGCACCGGCTGGCGCGATCGCTGTTTCTGTATGCGCTCTGCAACGGATGGATCAACGAGGGCACCACGGTGGTCGAGGCCTCGTCGGGTTCGACGGCGGTGTCGGAGGCCTACTTCGCGGCGCTGCTGGGTCTGCCGTTCGTCGCGGTGATGCCGGCGTCCACCAGCTCATCCAAGGTGGCCTTGATCGAAGCCCAGGGCGGCCGTTGCCATTTCGTGCGGAACTCGAGCGAGGTGTACGCCGAGGCCGAGCGCGTCGCGCGCGACACCGGCGGGCATTACCTGGACCAGTTCACCAACGCCGAACGCGCCACCGACTGGCGGGGCAACAACAACATCGCCGAGTCGATCTTCGAGCAGATGGGTGAGGAGACGCATCCGATTCCGGAGTGGATCGTGGTCGGCGCGGGCACCGGCGGCACCAGCGCGACGATCGGCCGCTACATCCGCTACCGGCGGCACGCGACCCGGTTGTGCGTCGTCGACCCGGAGAATTCGGCGTTCTTCCCCGCCTACGCCGAGGACCGCTACGACGTCGTGATGCCGACCTCGTCCCGGATCGAGGGCATCGGGCGGCCGCGGGTCGAGCCGTCGTTTCTGCCCGGCGTGGTCGACCGGATGGTGGCGGTGCCCGACGCGGCGTCCATCGCGGCCGCCCGCCACGTCAGCGCCGTCCTGGGCCGCCGGGTGGGGCCCTCGACGGGCACCAACGTGTGGGGTGCCTTCGGCTTGCTCGCCGAGATGGTCGCCGAGCGCCGCAGCGGTTCGGTGGTCACGCTGCTCGCCGACAGCGGCGACCGTTACCGCGACACCTACTTCAGCGACGAATGGGTCAGCGCGCAGGGACTCGATCCGAGCGGCCCCGCCGAGGCGCTGGCGGAGTTCGAGCGCTCCTGCCTGTGGAGGTGATCCGCCACACCGCGGTTTGGCCAGGCGATGGGCGGGTGCGATAGGCTGTCGGAGCTTCAAGCGGGGTGTGGCGCAGCTTGGTAGCGCGCTTCGTTCGGGACGAAGAGGCCGTGGGTTCAAATCCCGCCACCCCGACTCAGTCTTGTTAGCCGGTATGACGGCTGACCGCGGAGTCTGACACCGCGGCGGCTGCGCGATTGAGCTCGGCCCGCCATGGCGCTGGTAAGGCGGGGCGGCCCTCCCGTCGAACTGGCGGTGGGACATCGCCACGACGATCCTGGCCATCGTCACGGCGGTGGCCACGGTGACCTGTGGTCTGTTGTGGTCGGACAATCCGCGCCCGGTCCCCCCGGTCGTTGGCGACCGTGCCGTTCACCCACGCGGAACACCTGCGGCTCATGCAGAACCAGCCGGCGGGGCCCTACCGCGCCGTCTGCGCCCGCCCCGGCCGCGGCGACACGTCCGCCCACGTGATCCGCGAGCCCGGCAATGGCGAACCGGACTGGGCGACCGTCACCCGGCCTTGGGCCGTGTGTGACCGCGAATGGGCGCGGGCCTGAATCGATTTCGCGCCTGCGCGCGGCGCTACAACGACGATGGGACCCGCTGGTCGACTGCGCCGATGTGGACGGCGAATTCGCGTACCCGCGTCGATCCGGTAGCCCCCCGAGCGAAAACGGTTGCGCGGCAACGCGGTCGGTCAATGGGCGGGGGACGTTACGCGCAGTCGGCGCAGATCGACAGCCCCGCGCTGGACGTGCGCAGCCGACTGCGGTGCTGCACCAAAAAACAGCTCGAGCAAGTGAACTCGTCGGACCGCTGCGGAATAACCGTCACCGACAGCTCTTCGTCGGACAGGTCGGCGCCGGGCAGCTCGAAGAAGTGCACATCGTTGGGATCCTCGTCGACCACCGCGGTGGCGGGTCCCTGCAAGGTGGGCGCTAGCTCGCCTATCGCGGACTTGTCCTGGGTTTCCATGTCGGACACCCGGCGTGCGTCATAGTCGCTTACGGTCGGCATGGCAGTTCCTTTCCTGCTAATCACCGGGGTTGACGCACTTTCCTGTACTCATCCCGTGGCGCAGGCAGTACCCCATTCAGCCGCGAGCTACACCGACCGGTTCGAAAAAGTCGCGCCGCCGGACGCTGAGCCGCCTCAGGTGCCGGGTAACCGCGGGGTAATGCGCGAGGGTCAGCCCCAACCACGGCGCGACGACGGACACGACCAGCGCCACGATGGCCACCCCTTCGTGCCCCACCAGCAGCTCGAACAGGCCCACCGCCAGGCTGACCGCCCAGACCACCACGGCCACGAGGCCGAGCAGGGCGACATCATGCTCATGCTCGACCGAATAGTTTGCTGCTCGCAACGAAACGGGCGCGACCATGATCCGCTATTACCCGGTCATCGCCGCGATCAAACGTCTCGGCGGCCGGGCCGGTGTCCGTTACTCACAGTGCTCAACTGGTCGGCGGCGGGGCGGGCTCGTCGGAATTCGCGGCGTGCCAGGCCAGTTCGGCGTCGCGCACCCTGCGGTGCATGCGCACCAACCACACCGCGCTCGCCGCACCCAGGGCGGCCGCCAGGATCACGGCCGTCAGACCCGCGGACAAGTGCCCGGTCGCCAGCGCGAACAAACCCACGATCAGGGCGGCCACCGCGACGGCCGAGCCGGCCAGGCCGGGCGCGTTGGCGCCGTTCGTCACGGTTTCGCCGGCGTGCTGACGGGCGGTCCGTTGATGGTCTACCGGGTCACGGTTGTGGGAATTCAACTTCGCTCCTCGTGAGAACGCCTGTGTACCAGATGGATTCGCATGATATGCGGTTCTCCGATAACGGCCGCCCGAGCCGAGCACCGAGGCTAAGGAATCGCTACGGTTTCGCGGATCACGCATGGCGGTTACCCGCCGCCTGCAAACCCAAACGGCGACGAAGTCCGGTGTCAGCCGGCCCCGATCCGGGTATGCCGCGCAGATGAAACCCGCCGTTCTGTTCGACGTCGACGGAAGCCTGGTCGACTCCAACTATCTGCATGTCCACGCGTGGCGACGCGCCTTCGACGCCGAGGGCTTACCGGTGGCCGCCTGGCAGATCCACCGCTGCATCGGCATGGACGGCTCCACGCTGGTGCGCACGCTCTCCGATGACGCCCCGGACGAGGTTCAGGAGCGGCTGAGCGACGGGCACAGCCGCTACTACCGGGAGAGCACCCACCTGCTCGCGCCGCTGCCCGGCGCCCGCGCACTGCTGCACCGCGTGGCCGACCTGGGCCTGCAGGTCGTGCTGGCCACCTCGGCGCCCGACGACGAACTCGAGATATTGCGCAAGGTCCTCGACTGCGACGACGTCATCTTCGGAACGACGTCCGCGCGCGACGTCGACACCGCCAAACCCGAACCGGGCATCGTGCAGATCGCGCTGGAGCGGGCCGGGGTTGAAGCCGGCCGTGCCGTGTTCGTCGGGGACGCCGTGTGGGACGCGCACGCCGCGGCGGGCGCCGGATTGCCGTGCATCGGATTGCTCAGCGGCGGCATCGCCCGCGAGGAGCTGCAGGCGGCGGGTGCGTCACCGATCTTCGCCGATCCCCAAGACCTGCTCGATCACCTGGACTCGACCCGTATCGCCGAGCTCGCGCTACCTTCCGCGAGTGCGCAGCAGCAGCGGTAGCAGCCACCAGAACAACGTAAACAGCGTCAGCGCACACACTCCCGCGATCAGGCCAGGGCTGCGCCCGGCCACGGCGGTGAAGACGATGATCGTGACCCCGGTCAGCGCCATGCCGAGCAGCGCCAGCCCCGCGTACGCACAGCGGTGCGCGGCGGACACCAGCACCTGCAGGCGATGCCGCCGGAACAGTAGCCGGTGCATGCCGACGGGGGCGATCAGCAGCACCGTCGCGCCCACCGAGCACCCCACCGTCGCGAGGTAGAAGTTGCGCATAAGCGGGCTCAGAACGTCGAAACGCTGCTGGAAGGGCAGCGTCAACAGAAAGCCGGTGAGCAGCTGCACACCGGTCTGGACCACGCGCAGCTCTTGCAGCAAGCTGTTCCAATTGCGGTCCAGCCGTTGGACTTCTGTTTCGCCCCGCTCGCGGCTATCCCACCGCTGA
This genomic interval from Mycobacterium sp. SMC-2 contains the following:
- a CDS encoding WhiB family transcriptional regulator, which translates into the protein MSATRPAARRTNIAAAQGVLRSVDAEERIAWVSKALCRTTDPDELFVRGAAQRKAAVICRHCPVMQECGADALDNRVEFGVWGGMTERQRRALLKQHPEVVSWADFFDKRRTRSAG
- a CDS encoding RidA family protein, which translates into the protein MTASARLAQLGVTLPEVAAPLAAYVPAVRTGDLVYTAGQLPMKGGHLAAAGKVGARLSPEEGKALARICALNALAAIDALVGIDAVTRVVKVVGFVASAPGFNGQPSVINGASELLAEVFGDDGAHARSAVGVSELPLDAPVEVELIVEVGPRP
- the ponA2 gene encoding transglycosylase/D,D-transpeptidase PonA2; amino-acid sequence: MSDRPQALLTILKLAGYCFLAGVVATALMFPFAGGLGLVSNRASEVVANGSAQLLEGEVPAVSTMLDAKGNTIAWLYSQRRFEVPTDKIANTMKLAIVSIEDKRFAEHNGVDWQGTLTGLAGYARGDVDTRGGSTIEQQYIKNYQLLVTAKTDAEKRAAVETTPARKLREIRMALTLDKTFTKPEILTRYLNLVSFGNGSFGVQDAAQTYFGINASDLNWQQAALLAGMVQSTSALNPYTNPEGALARRNLVLDTMIENIPQEADALSAAKATPLGVLPQPNELPRGCIAAGDRAFFCDYVQEYLSRAGISKEQVARGGYLIRTTLDPDVQAPVKEAIDKFASPTLPGISSVMSVIQPGKTSHKVMAMASNRTYGLDVDAGQTMRPQPFSLVGDGAGSVFKIFTTAAALDMGMGINATLEVPARFQAKGLGSGGARGCPKDNWCVVNAGNYRGSMNVTEALATSPNTAFAKLIQQVGVTRTVDMAIKLGLRSYADPGTARDYNPDSNESLADFVKRQNIGSFTLGPIEVNALELSNVAATLASGGTWCPPNPIDKLIDRHGNEVAVTTETCDQVVPEGLANTLANAMSKDAVGGGTAAGSAGAAGWTLPMSGKTGTTEAHRSSGFVGFTNHYAAANYIYDDSTTPTDLCSAPLRHCGAGDLYGGNEPARTWFTAMKPIATNFGPVQLPPTDPRYVDGSPGSRVPSVAGLDIEAARTRLKEAGFQVNDQNNFVNSSAKQGEVVGTSPSGATIPGSIITIQVSNGIPPAPPPPPEGAPVPVGSQVVEIPGLPPITIPLLAPPPPPGQPPP
- a CDS encoding MBL fold metallo-hydrolase, which encodes MTDAPESLSHPAYGRLRAVTDTASVLLADNPGLMTLEGTNTWVLRGRGSDELVVVDPGPDDDEHIARLAELGRITLVLISHRHGDHTDGIDKLVERTGATVRSAGSGFLRGLGGHLTDGEVIDAAGLKITAMATPGHTADSFSFVLDDAVLTADSVLGRGTTVIDKEDGSLADYLESLRRLRGLGPRRVLPGHGPDLADLEAVASGYLMHRQERLEQVRAALRHIGDDATARQVVEHVYVDVDEKLWDAAEWSVQAQLDYLQG
- a CDS encoding ArsA family ATPase, whose protein sequence is MSTTPSRLDMAAILADTANRVVVCCGAGGVGKTTTAAAMALRAAEYGRNVCVLTIDPAKRLAQALGVNDLGNIPQRVPLASEVPGELHAMMLDMRRTFDEMVLQYSGNGRAQAILDNQFYQTVASSLAGTQEYMAMEKLGQLLAEDRWDLVVVDTPPSRNALDFLDAPKRLGSFMDSRLWRLLLAPGRGIGRLVTGAMGLAMKAMSTVLGSQMLSDAADFVQSLDATFGGFREKADRTYALLKRRGTQFVVVSAAEPDALREASFFVDRLSQEGMPLAGLVLNRTHPTLCSLPAERAIDGTETLADHPDSEAASLAAAVLRIHADRAQTAKREIRLLSRFTGANPHVPVIGVPSLPFDVSDLDALRALADQITSAGDDAARATAQGPLR
- a CDS encoding metallophosphoesterase, whose product is MADVLPKLVRAGAAALGSAVAGIGYAAVVERNAFVLREITMPVLTPGSTPLRVLHISDLHMLPGQRRKQAWLRELSNWEPDLVVNTGDNLAHPKAVPAVVQALGDLLSRPGVFVFGSNDYFGPRLKNPLNYLANPSHRVFGEPLPWQDLRAAFTERGWLDLTHTRREFEVAGLHIAAAGVDDPHIDRDRYDTIAGPASPAANLRLGLIHSPEPRVLDRFAADGHQLVMAGHTHGGQVCLPRYGAVVTNCGLDRSRAKGPSRWGANMHVHVSAGIGTSPFAPVRFCCRPEATLLTLIATPMGGRDSASDLSRSQPTVSVR
- a CDS encoding ArsA family ATPase, translating into MANTSSGGSSVGWPARLSKARLHFVTGKGGTGKSTIAAALALTLAAGGRKVLLVEVEGRQGIAQLFDVPPLPYQEVKIATAERGGQVNALAIDIEAAFLEYLDMFYNLGIAGRAMRRIGAIEFATTIAPGLRDVLLTGKIKESVVRVDKNRLPVYDAVVVDSPPTGRIARFLDVTKAVSDLAKGGPVHSQSEGVVKLLHSEQTAIHLVTLLEALPVQETLEAIEELAEMQLPIGSVIVNRNIASYLQPADLAKAAEGDVDADSVRAGLEMAGIKLNDTDFAGLLTETIEHATVIAARAEIAQQLDALKVPRLELPAISDGVDLGSLYELSESLAQQGVR
- a CDS encoding DUF4177 domain-containing protein, coding for MSQPTAWEYVTVPLLTHATKQILDQWGADGWELVSVLPGPTGEQHVAYLKRPK
- the crp gene encoding cAMP-activated global transcriptional regulator CRP — translated: MDEILARTGIFQGVEPSAVAALTKQLQPVDFPRGHTVFAEGEPGDRLYIIVSGKVKIGRRSPDGRENLLTIMGPSDMFGELSIFDPGPRTSSATTITEVRAVSMDRDALRAWIADRPEIAEQLLRVLARRLRRTNNNLADLIFTDVPGRVAKQLLQLAQRFGTQEGGAMRVTHDLTQEEIAQLVGASRETVNKALADFAHRGWIRLEGKSVLISDSERLARRAR